A region from the Lolium perenne isolate Kyuss_39 chromosome 4, Kyuss_2.0, whole genome shotgun sequence genome encodes:
- the LOC127346525 gene encoding protein NUCLEAR FUSION DEFECTIVE 2, with protein sequence MGRPCLLAVFGTSHPHARALDSSPAAAEPLAASASPFDAALAALQNQIGYAFRSPDLLRRSMTHASYSRENGRALAVLGLAASQSAAALRALANDRDAPASAVSRAARDAAGEAACAAAGARAGIPAIVRVAGGTKASAAPVVCGALRALVGAVAVDNGTADAAAEVFWRLQVLSATAAM encoded by the coding sequence ATGGGCCGGCCCTGCCTCCTCGCCGTCTTCGGCACCTCGCACCCACATGCCCGGGCCCTGGACTCCTCCCCCGCGGCCGCGGAACCgctcgccgcctccgcctccccgTTCGACGCGGCGCTGGCGGCCCTCCAGAACCAGATCGGCTACGCGTTCCGGTCCCCGGACCTGCTCCGCCGGTCCATGACGCACGCCTCCTACTCGCGGGAGAACGGGCGCGCGCTCGCCGTGCTGGGCCTCGCCGCGTCCCAGTCGGCCGCGGCGCTGCGCGCCCTCGCCAACGACCGCGACGCGCCGGCCTCCGCGGTCTCCCGCGCCGCGCGCGACGCCGCGGGGGAGGCCGCCTGCGCCGCGGCGGGCGCGCGCGCGGGCATCCCGGCGATCGTGCGCGTCGCCGGCGGGACCAAGGCGTCCGCGGCGCCCGTCGTGTGCGGCGCGCTCAGGGCGCTGGTCGGCGCCGTGGCGGTCGATAACGGGACCGCCGACGCCGCCGCGGAGGTCTTCTGGCGGCTCCAGGTGCTCTCGGCAACCGCCGCCATGTGA